The following are encoded together in the Salinibacterium sp. UTAS2018 genome:
- a CDS encoding AlpA family transcriptional regulator — MSDTAEATASVSPLLDSREVASYLKVSESTLSRWRSAETGPPFIKLGGIARYRLEAINEWLQNLEPHHGSPS, encoded by the coding sequence ATGAGCGACACAGCCGAAGCGACCGCGTCAGTCTCGCCATTGCTGGATAGCCGAGAGGTCGCCTCGTATCTGAAGGTCTCCGAGTCGACTTTGTCTCGATGGCGCTCCGCGGAGACCGGACCACCATTCATCAAGCTCGGCGGTATCGCCCGATACAGACTCGAAGCGATCAACGAGTGGCTGCAGAACTTGGAGCCGCACCATGGCTCGCCCAGCTGA
- a CDS encoding single-stranded DNA-binding protein, translating to MSIDTQQAITGFIATEPRLTHTEDGTARFYARIGIEHSQQTPDGSFTQLDPSFHDMSAFRRAAEEGIARFHKGDKFIATGRVREYSYEKDGQTVAAEEFIVSRFGHDIARTQYEVDRGPHRDSNLREATGSDASPFEAPARARAQSNAAPAVSI from the coding sequence ATGTCCATCGACACCCAGCAAGCCATCACAGGATTCATCGCGACCGAGCCCCGTCTGACCCACACCGAGGACGGCACCGCCCGGTTCTACGCGCGGATCGGCATAGAGCATTCGCAGCAGACCCCAGACGGAAGTTTCACGCAGCTCGACCCGTCCTTCCACGACATGAGTGCCTTCCGGCGCGCAGCCGAAGAAGGAATCGCGCGATTCCACAAGGGCGACAAGTTCATCGCCACTGGGCGCGTACGCGAGTACAGCTACGAGAAGGACGGCCAGACTGTCGCAGCCGAGGAGTTCATCGTCTCCCGCTTCGGTCACGACATAGCACGCACCCAATACGAGGTCGATCGCGGACCTCATCGCGACAGCAACCTGCGTGAGGCGACCGGTAGTGATGCCTCCCCTTTTGAAGCACCTGCCCGAGCGCGAGCGCAGTCAAATGCCGCTCCTGCGGTCAGCATCTGA
- a CDS encoding type IV secretory system conjugative DNA transfer family protein gives MSTPHGEGRGFGDELTNFLMIALIAVFGVSVVLRVAGAVAAFLSGSGQPQVGIAGGVALLFNPAHPAEVLEAQGLNTILYWSIAILLLLMLGSAIGWAWVLWRGHSHNVDADPRRLAGTASSHEVVTSASTKALLRRAVTLRPSLDQPKPEDVGYLLGRSHGKQVWASVEDSILLIGPPRSGKGLHIVIPAILDAPGSVVTTSTRPDNLTATMRVRERVGPVAVFDPQHLAEGVPAGLRWSPIRGCEDPLTAMIRATGLAAATELSAGGVEGGGFWEGKTRIALQVLLHAAALDHRSPAELFRWTLDPSAAAEAVAILTGSPLAATGWADSLEATLDADPRTRDSIWQGVSLALSALADPRVLDAVSPEEGEQFDPESFIRDRGTLYLLATGVGAGNSAALVAAFVEDLVETARRMAARSPGARLDPPLLFALDEIGNLAPLPSLPTLMAEGGGTGITTMPVLQSLAQARDKWSEHKAAAIWDASIAKIILGGASNSRDLQDLSTLIGERDEFTDSITLGDHGSRSNQRSIRRVPILPPDRIRTLPFGTGVILLRSAPPIITDLHPWPKRSDGEQLKADRAAVESLLERPATP, from the coding sequence GTGAGCACCCCACACGGTGAGGGTCGGGGCTTCGGCGATGAGCTGACCAACTTCCTAATGATCGCGTTGATCGCAGTCTTCGGGGTCTCCGTCGTCTTGCGAGTTGCGGGGGCCGTTGCGGCATTCCTCTCTGGCTCTGGCCAGCCTCAAGTGGGAATTGCAGGCGGAGTTGCCTTGCTGTTCAATCCGGCACACCCGGCCGAGGTGTTAGAGGCGCAAGGGCTAAACACGATCCTCTACTGGTCAATTGCAATACTGCTTCTCCTCATGCTCGGCAGCGCTATCGGGTGGGCTTGGGTACTCTGGCGTGGGCACTCGCACAACGTCGATGCCGATCCACGGCGCCTCGCGGGAACTGCCAGCAGTCACGAGGTGGTGACCAGTGCATCCACGAAGGCGCTCCTGCGCCGGGCTGTGACGCTGCGCCCTTCGCTGGATCAGCCAAAGCCCGAGGACGTGGGCTACCTGCTCGGGCGCTCGCACGGCAAGCAGGTATGGGCCAGCGTCGAAGACTCGATCCTTCTCATCGGTCCGCCGCGTTCGGGTAAGGGTTTGCACATTGTGATCCCAGCGATTCTCGACGCGCCGGGTTCAGTGGTGACGACGTCGACCCGGCCCGACAATTTGACGGCAACAATGCGGGTACGTGAGCGGGTCGGTCCCGTCGCTGTATTCGATCCACAGCATCTTGCTGAAGGGGTCCCCGCTGGGCTGCGGTGGTCGCCTATTCGGGGCTGCGAGGACCCGTTGACCGCAATGATCCGAGCCACTGGTCTTGCAGCGGCCACCGAGCTATCCGCTGGCGGCGTCGAGGGCGGAGGGTTCTGGGAGGGAAAGACACGCATCGCTCTGCAGGTGCTCCTTCACGCGGCCGCGCTCGATCATCGAAGTCCGGCTGAGCTGTTCCGGTGGACTCTCGACCCATCGGCGGCAGCAGAGGCGGTCGCCATCCTGACGGGCTCACCGTTGGCTGCCACAGGCTGGGCAGATTCGCTGGAGGCAACGCTCGACGCCGACCCGCGCACACGCGACAGCATCTGGCAGGGCGTTTCGCTCGCACTGTCAGCGCTGGCCGACCCCAGAGTGCTTGATGCCGTCAGCCCTGAAGAAGGCGAGCAGTTCGATCCCGAGAGCTTCATCCGCGACCGTGGCACGCTGTATCTTCTGGCGACCGGCGTTGGGGCCGGGAACAGTGCAGCTCTCGTCGCAGCATTCGTCGAAGACCTTGTCGAGACCGCCCGCCGAATGGCCGCTCGATCACCCGGCGCACGGCTCGACCCACCGCTGCTTTTTGCGCTCGACGAAATCGGAAACCTCGCGCCACTACCCTCGCTGCCCACACTCATGGCGGAAGGTGGCGGCACCGGCATCACAACGATGCCGGTGCTTCAATCCCTTGCCCAGGCGCGGGACAAATGGTCAGAGCACAAAGCGGCAGCGATCTGGGACGCCAGTATCGCAAAGATTATCCTTGGCGGCGCCTCGAACTCACGCGATCTCCAAGACCTCTCGACACTGATCGGCGAACGAGACGAGTTCACCGACTCCATCACTCTCGGGGACCATGGCTCGCGCTCCAACCAGCGTTCCATCCGTCGCGTACCGATCCTGCCGCCCGACCGCATTCGTACGTTGCCGTTTGGCACCGGGGTCATCTTGCTCCGGTCGGCGCCACCGATCATCACTGACCTCCATCCCTGGCCCAAGCGCTCCGACGGTGAACAGCTCAAAGCAGATCGTGCGGCGGTTGAATCGCTCTTGGAACGCCCTGCGACGCCATGA
- a CDS encoding helix-turn-helix domain-containing protein, giving the protein MSEYEENSTDALRRALQGSSDPVAVTLTISRTTAENVLRLLEAEHGAGAVVVPVKELYTTTEASTMLGISRATLMKLIDSGNIEAVKVGTHSRIPADELVAFQRARQVSQARAAELLTEFSSRSAASFHSNVTFRASGEGED; this is encoded by the coding sequence ATGTCTGAGTACGAAGAGAACTCGACCGACGCGCTGCGCAGAGCGCTTCAAGGGTCTAGCGATCCCGTGGCTGTAACGCTCACGATCTCGCGCACAACCGCTGAGAATGTACTGCGGCTCCTTGAGGCAGAGCACGGCGCCGGTGCCGTGGTCGTTCCTGTCAAAGAGCTCTACACAACTACAGAAGCCTCGACCATGCTCGGCATCTCTCGTGCGACGCTGATGAAACTGATTGATTCAGGCAACATCGAAGCGGTGAAAGTCGGTACACATAGCCGCATACCTGCTGATGAACTGGTTGCCTTTCAGCGTGCTCGCCAGGTGAGCCAGGCGCGGGCGGCAGAACTACTCACCGAGTTCTCCTCTCGTTCGGCCGCCAGTTTCCATAGCAACGTTACTTTCCGCGCGAGCGGTGAAGGGGAGGACTGA